The Drosophila bipectinata strain 14024-0381.07 chromosome 2L, DbipHiC1v2, whole genome shotgun sequence genome has a segment encoding these proteins:
- the Aasdh gene encoding beta-alanine-activating enzyme isoform X3, giving the protein MADIIYLGTPCTFDPFVVELFLALQNGSAVLISHQSMKESPSRVLNALFPSNLAKAGITILQMTPSLFRQFGATAIRERILNSSSSLRVLLLGGEVFPSNAELVSWMDPRVLLHKHICNIYGITEISCWALLHIVQSLQTQMPLGTPIDEETVLRIQCESDGDLEYGELFLGSATRRCYIPEIDDKSDELEDGASVCFRATGDMVHRLKNGTICYGERANDVVKRAGNRISLGLITRKVEKCLPNGELATCLWLGDLQKLICCIRSLEPKTKVQQRAQTFDILSKLSNAEQPDRFVYLQHLPCNVHGKLDKELLLKECIPLAQPAQEILKSFLLDRLECMDVDEEKAAVKRQRLEDCAPCGYDLSFRQAGGTSFHAITICREIGLQMCIDDEQRHLFEMLLDENIPLRTVLRFLDTAKLVANNTKLKPVEQQSNKVTTCASSCGLVIKRIEQPVLNVQLHWKVNFDKCVDSPVTQYEGRYICVGAHSKILRVLDPQTGTEHSSVKLPDRIECKTTFLSEQLAMVGCYDGSLYGFNPLTGDILWNVEIGGMIKSQPLLSADGSRIVVCSYADDYNVYCLSAEHQEVLWCLKIGEKPIFATPIELPREQSLIICTLDGSYARVTLTEGSVEWTQKLREPIFATPVLLDSKASIFLSAEVAGRVHACHVGNGKILATFSTEGNIFSSLVVKTPPTFMGHSFVVFGCIDQHVYCLRCTTGSGRVSVEFQLHWKVNVGAPIYATPTLLTVQPNGLFVWCSATNGTLRLMNFRNGETQWQGKLPGEVFSSACFIENLRKIYVGCRDNYLYCLGI; this is encoded by the exons ATGGCGGATATCATTTATCTGGGCACTCCGTGCACCTTTGATCCTTTTGTAGTTGAACTCTTTCTGGCTTTGCAAAACGGATCCGCCGTGCTTATTAGCCATCAGTCGATGAAGGAGTCTCCCAGCCGTGTGCTGAATGCGCTGTTTCCCAGTAACTTGGCCAAAGCGGGAATTACCATTCTGCAGATGACTCCTTCGCTTTTTAGACAGTTTGGTGCTACTGCAATAAGAGAACGAATATTAAACAGCTCCAGTTCATTGAG AGTTCTacttcttggcggcgaagtgTTTCCCTCCAATGCGGAGCTGGTTTCTTGGATGGACCCTCGCGTTTTACTTCATAAGCACATTTGCAATATCTATGGCATAACGGAGATATCCTGCTGGGCCCTTCTTCACATTGTTCAATCGCTGCAAACCCAAATGCCCCTGGGTACACCTATCGACGAGGAGACGGTTCTGCGAATTCAATGCGAAAGTGATGGGGATCTGGAATATGGAGAGCTCTTTCTCGGGAGTGCCACGCGGCGCTGTTATATTCCAGAGATCGATGACAAATCGGACGAATTGGAAGACGGTGCCAGTGTTTGCTTCCGAGCTACTGGAGACATGGTTCATCGACTCAAAAACGGGACAATATGCTATGGAGAGCGGGCCAATGATGTGGTAAAACGAGCTGGCAATCGCATCAGCCTAG GCCTAATTACCCGCAAAGTGGAGAAATGTTTACCCAACGGCGAGCTAGCTACTTGCCTATGGTTGGGGGATCTGCAAAAACTGATCTGCTGCATTCGCAGTCtggagccaaaaacaaaagttcaacAGCGGGCCCAGACATTCGATATCCTGTCGAAGCTATCTAACGCCGAGCAACCGGATAGGTTTGTTTATCTGCAACATTTACCTTGTAATGTGCACGGTAAACTGGACAAGGAACTACTTCTTAAAGAATGCATTCCCTTGGCGCAACCAGCGCAAGAAATATTGAAGAGCTTCCTGCTAGATAGATTGGAATGTATGGATGTGGACGAAGAGAAGGCTGCAGTAAAGCGTCAGCGATTGGAGGACTGTGCGCCTTGCGGTTATGACTTGAGTTTTCGTCAAGCTGGTGGGACTTCTTTCCATGCCATCACAATATGCCGGGAGATCGGTCTGCAAATGTGCATCGATGATGAGCAGCGTCACTTGTTTGAAATGCTGTTGGATGAAAACATTCCTTTGCGTACTGTTCTGCGCTTTCTGGATACGGCCAAGTTGGTTGCCAACAATACCAAACTAAAGCCTGTGGAACAGCAGTCTAATAAGGTAACCACTTGTGCCAGTTCTTGTGGGCTGGTCATTAAACGCATCGAACAGCCGGTCCTCAATGTTCAGCTGCACTGGAAGGTGAATTTCGACAAGTGCGTAGACTCCCCAGTTACCCAGTATGAAGGACGTTACATATGCGTGGGCGCTCATTCCAAAATCCTACGTGTCCTAGATCCTCAGACTGGAACCGAACACAGCAGTGTAAAGTTACCCGATCGTATTGAGTGTAAGACGACTTTTCTGAGTGAACAACTGGCAATGGTCGGATGCTACGATGGCAGTCTCTACGGCTTTAATCCCCTAACTGGTGACATTCTTTGGAATGTGGAAATCGGTGGCATGATCAAGTCGCAACCGCTTCTCTCGGCCGATGGGAGCAGAATTGTGGTCTGTAGCTATGCAGATGATTATAATGTGTACTGTTTATCCGCGGAGCATCAAGAAGTGCTGTGGTGCCTCAAAATAGGAGAGAAACCCATCTTCGCCACACCAATAGAGTTGCCCAGGGAACAATCCCTGATCATTTGTACACTGGACGGTAGCTATGCAAGGGTTACCCTTACCGAGGGGTCCGTGGAGTGGACTCAAAAACTTCGAGAACCAATCTTTGCAACGCCTGTTCTGTTAGATTCCAAGGCCAGTATCTTTCTCAGTGCCGAGGTCGCTGGACGCGTGCATGCTTGCCATgtgggaaatggaaaaata CTGGCTACCTTTAGTACAGAGGGAAACATCTTTTCCTCCCTTGTAGTGAAGACCCCACCAACGTTTATGGGACATTCTTTTGTGGTTTTCGGCTGCATTGACCAACATGTTTACTGCCTGCGTTGCACTACAGGATCGGGCAGGGTATCAGTGGAATTTCAGCTTCACTGGAAAGTCAATGTCGGTGCACCAATTTATGCAACTCCCACGCTGTTGACTGTCCAGCCCAATGGCCTGTTTGTATGGTGCAGTGCCACCAACGGAACACTACGTTTGATGAATTTCAGAAATGGGGAAACCCAGTGGCAGGGTAAGCTTCCCGGAGAAGTTTTCTCTAGCGCGTGCTTTATTGAGAACCTCCGGAAAATTTACGTGGGCTGCCGAGATAACTACTTGTATTGTCTGGGTATCTGA
- the Aasdh gene encoding beta-alanine-activating enzyme isoform X1, with amino-acid sequence MEAAEIKSELKEEGTDETNPTAQDGDPLSNPISEETSPTKLYDIQRIRQFGEVPFLIKRMEPQDSIVNYSAAVGILEELLEFIRRQHIPQGAGIALRITQHTKASCLLILAVLNHKCHFFATDKMLLSQALHAQMCAAGVDYLLVSEHLGVGALFFERLDSMLVFGEECKLFRIKHGSNDPPVQAKKPLPPNMCYTITTTGTTGSPKLVHVPYECIAPNILSLSQKLNVSMADIIYLGTPCTFDPFVVELFLALQNGSAVLISHQSMKESPSRVLNALFPSNLAKAGITILQMTPSLFRQFGATAIRERILNSSSSLRVLLLGGEVFPSNAELVSWMDPRVLLHKHICNIYGITEISCWALLHIVQSLQTQMPLGTPIDEETVLRIQCESDGDLEYGELFLGSATRRCYIPEIDDKSDELEDGASVCFRATGDMVHRLKNGTICYGERANDVVKRAGNRISLGLITRKVEKCLPNGELATCLWLGDLQKLICCIRSLEPKTKVQQRAQTFDILSKLSNAEQPDRFVYLQHLPCNVHGKLDKELLLKECIPLAQPAQEILKSFLLDRLECMDVDEEKAAVKRQRLEDCAPCGYDLSFRQAGGTSFHAITICREIGLQMCIDDEQRHLFEMLLDENIPLRTVLRFLDTAKLVANNTKLKPVEQQSNKVTTCASSCGLVIKRIEQPVLNVQLHWKVNFDKCVDSPVTQYEGRYICVGAHSKILRVLDPQTGTEHSSVKLPDRIECKTTFLSEQLAMVGCYDGSLYGFNPLTGDILWNVEIGGMIKSQPLLSADGSRIVVCSYADDYNVYCLSAEHQEVLWCLKIGEKPIFATPIELPREQSLIICTLDGSYARVTLTEGSVEWTQKLREPIFATPVLLDSKASIFLSAEVAGRVHACHVGNGKILATFSTEGNIFSSLVVKTPPTFMGHSFVVFGCIDQHVYCLRCTTGSGRVSVEFQLHWKVNVGAPIYATPTLLTVQPNGLFVWCSATNGTLRLMNFRNGETQWQGKLPGEVFSSACFIENLRKIYVGCRDNYLYCLGI; translated from the exons ATGGAAGCCGCTGAGATTAAGTCAGAGCTGAAGGAGGAAGGCACAGATGAAACCAACCCAACAGCCCAGGATGGAGATCCTTTATCCAACCCCATCTCGGAGGAGACTTCCCCCACAAAGCTTTACGACATCCAAAGAATCCGGCAGTTTGGGGAAGTTCCATTTCTGATAAAGCGCATGGAACCACAGGACTCTATTGTAAACTACTCTGCAGCTGTGGGAATTCTAGAAGAACTATTAGAGTTTATACGGCGACAACATATCCCACAAGGAGCGGGAATCGCTCTGCGCATCACTCAGCACACAAAAGCCTCCTGCCTGTTGATTCTAGC aGTACTCAATCACAAGTGCCATTTTTTTGCGACGGACAAGATGTTACTCTCCCAGGCACTTCATGCCCAGATGTGCGCCGCCGGCGTGGATTACCTTCTAGTAAGCGAACACCTTGGCGTCGGAGCTTTGTTCTTTGAGCGTTTGGATAGCATGCTGGTTTTTGGGGAGGAGTGTAAGCTTTTTAGAATAAAACACGGTTCCAATGATCCACCCGTCCAAGCAAAGAAGCCGCTACCCCCTAATATGTGCTATACCATCACCACCACAGGAACAACTGGAAGCCCTAAGCTCGTCCATGTGCCTTATGAATGCATTGCGCCCAATATACTGTCACTTAG CCAGAAGCTAAACGTCTCTATGGCGGATATCATTTATCTGGGCACTCCGTGCACCTTTGATCCTTTTGTAGTTGAACTCTTTCTGGCTTTGCAAAACGGATCCGCCGTGCTTATTAGCCATCAGTCGATGAAGGAGTCTCCCAGCCGTGTGCTGAATGCGCTGTTTCCCAGTAACTTGGCCAAAGCGGGAATTACCATTCTGCAGATGACTCCTTCGCTTTTTAGACAGTTTGGTGCTACTGCAATAAGAGAACGAATATTAAACAGCTCCAGTTCATTGAG AGTTCTacttcttggcggcgaagtgTTTCCCTCCAATGCGGAGCTGGTTTCTTGGATGGACCCTCGCGTTTTACTTCATAAGCACATTTGCAATATCTATGGCATAACGGAGATATCCTGCTGGGCCCTTCTTCACATTGTTCAATCGCTGCAAACCCAAATGCCCCTGGGTACACCTATCGACGAGGAGACGGTTCTGCGAATTCAATGCGAAAGTGATGGGGATCTGGAATATGGAGAGCTCTTTCTCGGGAGTGCCACGCGGCGCTGTTATATTCCAGAGATCGATGACAAATCGGACGAATTGGAAGACGGTGCCAGTGTTTGCTTCCGAGCTACTGGAGACATGGTTCATCGACTCAAAAACGGGACAATATGCTATGGAGAGCGGGCCAATGATGTGGTAAAACGAGCTGGCAATCGCATCAGCCTAG GCCTAATTACCCGCAAAGTGGAGAAATGTTTACCCAACGGCGAGCTAGCTACTTGCCTATGGTTGGGGGATCTGCAAAAACTGATCTGCTGCATTCGCAGTCtggagccaaaaacaaaagttcaacAGCGGGCCCAGACATTCGATATCCTGTCGAAGCTATCTAACGCCGAGCAACCGGATAGGTTTGTTTATCTGCAACATTTACCTTGTAATGTGCACGGTAAACTGGACAAGGAACTACTTCTTAAAGAATGCATTCCCTTGGCGCAACCAGCGCAAGAAATATTGAAGAGCTTCCTGCTAGATAGATTGGAATGTATGGATGTGGACGAAGAGAAGGCTGCAGTAAAGCGTCAGCGATTGGAGGACTGTGCGCCTTGCGGTTATGACTTGAGTTTTCGTCAAGCTGGTGGGACTTCTTTCCATGCCATCACAATATGCCGGGAGATCGGTCTGCAAATGTGCATCGATGATGAGCAGCGTCACTTGTTTGAAATGCTGTTGGATGAAAACATTCCTTTGCGTACTGTTCTGCGCTTTCTGGATACGGCCAAGTTGGTTGCCAACAATACCAAACTAAAGCCTGTGGAACAGCAGTCTAATAAGGTAACCACTTGTGCCAGTTCTTGTGGGCTGGTCATTAAACGCATCGAACAGCCGGTCCTCAATGTTCAGCTGCACTGGAAGGTGAATTTCGACAAGTGCGTAGACTCCCCAGTTACCCAGTATGAAGGACGTTACATATGCGTGGGCGCTCATTCCAAAATCCTACGTGTCCTAGATCCTCAGACTGGAACCGAACACAGCAGTGTAAAGTTACCCGATCGTATTGAGTGTAAGACGACTTTTCTGAGTGAACAACTGGCAATGGTCGGATGCTACGATGGCAGTCTCTACGGCTTTAATCCCCTAACTGGTGACATTCTTTGGAATGTGGAAATCGGTGGCATGATCAAGTCGCAACCGCTTCTCTCGGCCGATGGGAGCAGAATTGTGGTCTGTAGCTATGCAGATGATTATAATGTGTACTGTTTATCCGCGGAGCATCAAGAAGTGCTGTGGTGCCTCAAAATAGGAGAGAAACCCATCTTCGCCACACCAATAGAGTTGCCCAGGGAACAATCCCTGATCATTTGTACACTGGACGGTAGCTATGCAAGGGTTACCCTTACCGAGGGGTCCGTGGAGTGGACTCAAAAACTTCGAGAACCAATCTTTGCAACGCCTGTTCTGTTAGATTCCAAGGCCAGTATCTTTCTCAGTGCCGAGGTCGCTGGACGCGTGCATGCTTGCCATgtgggaaatggaaaaata CTGGCTACCTTTAGTACAGAGGGAAACATCTTTTCCTCCCTTGTAGTGAAGACCCCACCAACGTTTATGGGACATTCTTTTGTGGTTTTCGGCTGCATTGACCAACATGTTTACTGCCTGCGTTGCACTACAGGATCGGGCAGGGTATCAGTGGAATTTCAGCTTCACTGGAAAGTCAATGTCGGTGCACCAATTTATGCAACTCCCACGCTGTTGACTGTCCAGCCCAATGGCCTGTTTGTATGGTGCAGTGCCACCAACGGAACACTACGTTTGATGAATTTCAGAAATGGGGAAACCCAGTGGCAGGGTAAGCTTCCCGGAGAAGTTTTCTCTAGCGCGTGCTTTATTGAGAACCTCCGGAAAATTTACGTGGGCTGCCGAGATAACTACTTGTATTGTCTGGGTATCTGA
- the prg gene encoding zinc finger protein piragua has product MFIPEPEDFLPPTSSSCRLCHREASVESPNIFDSSPEFCKDLSIADVCQRLWDVQYERHEFLSEHICPNCVEILEDAHEQRRGMQEREQALQQQLIGLLKKDAMYRPGLNGNPGVFEAEEDRTIVDVDPEKLSETSEDEFLGSDADYDEDDEEDEDEDFDEDDEEDGQHGDDADMPLGMDAAQMALLEAEMKTAGANDDANPGAPRPKRAFLCQYCDVGFTLPSECQQHELTAHDPNAPYSCAFCNLCLVTRPALISHIKTLHDPDRPYVCAQCRKGFVRRSDLKKHTIVHTGVRPYTCNVCSKSFSRNTNLTKHVRIHSGVKPFVCQQCPRSFQTAVEMMKHSRSHSEVKPFQCGRCSYSFSRKDKLLAHQQVHTRRDVEQQQAQMGGLPPMEGDLAQYQFHQQQVQVKPKPSLQPKSSRNFRCDVCDRVFQRERDLQRHRALHMDSLFACKICNMGFNRREQLQRHELEAHGPSYTCSICCISFLHQVELENHLKVHQLQHKMAQSAQQAINAASVIPHKVMDQAPVPIMAPVVQEPMPMRPSAAELSFYSNMIPTMNLGFYSETRPEE; this is encoded by the exons ATGTTTATTCCGGAGCCCGAAGACTTCCTGCCGCCGACCTCGAGCTCGTGTCGTCTGTGCCACCGCGAAGCAAGCGTTGAATCGCCAAACATATTCGACAGCTCTCCGGAGTTCTGCAAGGACCTCAGCATTGCCGACGTTTGCCAGCGCCTTTGGGATGTCCAG TATGAACGGCACGAGTTTTTGTCGGAGCACATTTGTCCAAATTGTGTTGAAATACTGGAGGATGCTCACGAGCAGCGTCGCGGGATGCAGGAGCGAGAACAGGCCCTACAGCAGCAACTAATTGGTCTCCTTAAAAAAGACGCCATGTATCGTCCAGGCTTGAATGGAAATCCAGGCGTCTTCGAAGCTGAAGAAGACCGAACTATTGTTGATGTGGATCCTGAAAAGCTGTCAGAGACCAGCGAAGACGAGTTCCTCGGCTCCGACGCCGATTATGATGAGGATGATGAAGAGGATGAGGACGAGGACTTTGACGAGGATGATGAGGAGGACGGGCAACATGGCGACGATGCGGACATGCCATTGGGTATGGATGCGGCACAAATGGCTTTGTTAGAGGCCGAAATGAAGACAGCTGGAGCCAATGACGACGCCAACCCAGGTGCGCCACGACCTAAGCGGGCTTTTCTGTGCCAGTATTGCGATGTGGGATTCACTCTCCCGTCAGAATGCCAGCAACACGAACTCACCGCCCACGACCCCAATGCACCATATTCTTGCGCCTTCTGCAACCTGTGTCTGGTCACGCGGCCCGCTCTGATCTCGCACATCAAGACGTTGCACGATCCTGATCGACCTTATGTGTGTGCTCAATGCCGCAAAGGATTTGTCCGGCGCTCCGATCTAAAGAAGCACACGATTGTACATACAGGCGTGCGCCCTTACACCTGCAACGTGTGTTCCAAGAGTTTTTCGCGAAATACTAACTTGACTAAGCACGTCCGCATCCATAGTGGGGTGAAGCCGTTCGTCTGCCAGCAGTGTCCGCGTTCCTTCCAAACGGCAGTCGAAATGATGAAGCACTCCCGCTCGCACTCCGAAGTGAAACCTTTCCAATGTGGCCGTTGTTCGTACTCGTTCTCCCGGAAGGATAAGTTGCTGGCTCACCAACAAGTCCACACACGACGGGATGTGGAACAGCAGCAGGCGCAAATGGGAGGGCTTCCACCGATGGAGGGCGATTTGGCTCAGTACCAATTCCATCAGCAACAGGTCCAAGTCAAGCCAAAACCATCATTGCAGCCCAAATCTTCTCGAAATTTCCGATGCGACGTCTGTGACCGGGTGTTCCAGCGGGAGCGGGACTTGCAACGGCATAGGGCCCTCCATATGGACTCACTGTTTGCCTGCAAGATCTGCAATATGGGATTCAATCGTCGAGAGCAGCTGCAGCGTCACGAATTGGAAGCCCATGGGCCCAGCTACACGTGTAGTATTTGCTGCATCAGTTTCCTACATCAGGTGGAATTGGAGAATCACTTAAAGGTGCATCAGCTGCAGCACAAAATGGCCCAGAGTGCCCAACAAGCCATTAATGCCGCCTCTGTCATACCGCACAAAGTAATGGATCAAGCTCCAGTGCCAATAATGGCCCCTGTAGTGCAGGAGCCGATGCCAATGCGACCCTCGGCAGCCGAACTCTCCTTCTATAGCAACATGATACCCACTATGAATTTGGGATTTTATAGCGAAACGAGACCCGaagaataa
- the Agpat2 gene encoding 1-acyl-sn-glycerol-3-phosphate acyltransferase alpha yields the protein MACTCEVIGLACVVALILSVSAKAPYQMRMIFIFFGAGVIVLLCVPFMILRPRDYRNALVPAWAFRQLCRLMGITMEVRGLENVRKDHGSVVIMNHQSAVDLCVLAYLWPVIGRATVVSKKEVLYIPFFGIGAWLWGTLFINRSRKADSINSLQKQAKAIQDRQCKLLLFPEGTRNTKETLLPFKKGSFHIALQSKSPIQPVVISKYSFMDDEKKTFRPGHALIHILPEVTTEKYEKDDMEKLIEECQTVMQTEYTKLSKESLALSSKKQA from the exons ATGGCTTGCACGTGCGAAGTGATCGGCCTGGCCTGTGTGGTGGCCCTTATCCTCAGCGTTTCGGCCAAAGCTCCTTACCAAATGCGTATGATTTTCATCTTCTTTGGAGCGGGAGTCATAGTCTTGCTGTGTGTTCCCTTTATGATTTTGCGGCCAAGAGATTACAGGAATGCTCT CGTTCCCGCTTGGGCTTTCCGGCAACTGTGCCGTCTAATGGGAATTACGATGGAGGTGCGTGGCTTGGAAAATGTACGTAAGGATCATGGCTCTGTGGTGATTATGAATCACCAGAGTGCCGTGGATCTATGTGTTCTGGCCTACCTATGGCCAGTTATCGGCCGTGCCACAGTCGTCTCCAAGAAGGAGGTCCTCTACATCCCGTTCTTCGGCATCGGAGCCTGGCTTTGGGGCACTCTTTTCATTAATCGGTCCCGGAAGGCCGATTCCATTAACTCACTGCAGAAGCAGGCAAAGGCGATACAGGATCGCCAATGCAAACTTCTGCTCTTCCCGGAGGGTACACGCAATACCAAAGAAACGCTGCTGCCATTCAAGAAAGGATCCTTCCACATTGCGCTGCAAAGCAAGAGCCCCATCCAGCCTGTGGTCATATCGAAGTACTCGTTCATGGACGACGAGAAAAAAACCTTCCGCCCAGGACATGCACTCATTCACATCTTGCCCGAAGTTACCACCGAGAAGTATGAGAAGGACGACATGGAGAAGCTGATCGAAGAGTGCCAGACCGTCATGCAGACGGAGTACACTAAGCTGAGCAAAGAAAGCCTGGCCTTGAGCTCCAAGAAACAAGCATAG
- the Aasdh gene encoding beta-alanine-activating enzyme isoform X2 has protein sequence MIHPSKQRSRYPLICAIPSPPQEQLEALSSSMCLMNALRPIYCHLVELFLALQNGSAVLISHQSMKESPSRVLNALFPSNLAKAGITILQMTPSLFRQFGATAIRERILNSSSSLRVLLLGGEVFPSNAELVSWMDPRVLLHKHICNIYGITEISCWALLHIVQSLQTQMPLGTPIDEETVLRIQCESDGDLEYGELFLGSATRRCYIPEIDDKSDELEDGASVCFRATGDMVHRLKNGTICYGERANDVVKRAGNRISLGLITRKVEKCLPNGELATCLWLGDLQKLICCIRSLEPKTKVQQRAQTFDILSKLSNAEQPDRFVYLQHLPCNVHGKLDKELLLKECIPLAQPAQEILKSFLLDRLECMDVDEEKAAVKRQRLEDCAPCGYDLSFRQAGGTSFHAITICREIGLQMCIDDEQRHLFEMLLDENIPLRTVLRFLDTAKLVANNTKLKPVEQQSNKVTTCASSCGLVIKRIEQPVLNVQLHWKVNFDKCVDSPVTQYEGRYICVGAHSKILRVLDPQTGTEHSSVKLPDRIECKTTFLSEQLAMVGCYDGSLYGFNPLTGDILWNVEIGGMIKSQPLLSADGSRIVVCSYADDYNVYCLSAEHQEVLWCLKIGEKPIFATPIELPREQSLIICTLDGSYARVTLTEGSVEWTQKLREPIFATPVLLDSKASIFLSAEVAGRVHACHVGNGKILATFSTEGNIFSSLVVKTPPTFMGHSFVVFGCIDQHVYCLRCTTGSGRVSVEFQLHWKVNVGAPIYATPTLLTVQPNGLFVWCSATNGTLRLMNFRNGETQWQGKLPGEVFSSACFIENLRKIYVGCRDNYLYCLGI, from the exons ATGATCCACCCGTCCAAGCAAAGAAGCCGCTACCCCCTAATATGTGCTATACCATCACCACCACAGGAACAACTGGAAGCCCTAAGCTCGTCCATGTGCCTTATGAATGCATTGCGCCCAATATACTGTCACTTAG TTGAACTCTTTCTGGCTTTGCAAAACGGATCCGCCGTGCTTATTAGCCATCAGTCGATGAAGGAGTCTCCCAGCCGTGTGCTGAATGCGCTGTTTCCCAGTAACTTGGCCAAAGCGGGAATTACCATTCTGCAGATGACTCCTTCGCTTTTTAGACAGTTTGGTGCTACTGCAATAAGAGAACGAATATTAAACAGCTCCAGTTCATTGAG AGTTCTacttcttggcggcgaagtgTTTCCCTCCAATGCGGAGCTGGTTTCTTGGATGGACCCTCGCGTTTTACTTCATAAGCACATTTGCAATATCTATGGCATAACGGAGATATCCTGCTGGGCCCTTCTTCACATTGTTCAATCGCTGCAAACCCAAATGCCCCTGGGTACACCTATCGACGAGGAGACGGTTCTGCGAATTCAATGCGAAAGTGATGGGGATCTGGAATATGGAGAGCTCTTTCTCGGGAGTGCCACGCGGCGCTGTTATATTCCAGAGATCGATGACAAATCGGACGAATTGGAAGACGGTGCCAGTGTTTGCTTCCGAGCTACTGGAGACATGGTTCATCGACTCAAAAACGGGACAATATGCTATGGAGAGCGGGCCAATGATGTGGTAAAACGAGCTGGCAATCGCATCAGCCTAG GCCTAATTACCCGCAAAGTGGAGAAATGTTTACCCAACGGCGAGCTAGCTACTTGCCTATGGTTGGGGGATCTGCAAAAACTGATCTGCTGCATTCGCAGTCtggagccaaaaacaaaagttcaacAGCGGGCCCAGACATTCGATATCCTGTCGAAGCTATCTAACGCCGAGCAACCGGATAGGTTTGTTTATCTGCAACATTTACCTTGTAATGTGCACGGTAAACTGGACAAGGAACTACTTCTTAAAGAATGCATTCCCTTGGCGCAACCAGCGCAAGAAATATTGAAGAGCTTCCTGCTAGATAGATTGGAATGTATGGATGTGGACGAAGAGAAGGCTGCAGTAAAGCGTCAGCGATTGGAGGACTGTGCGCCTTGCGGTTATGACTTGAGTTTTCGTCAAGCTGGTGGGACTTCTTTCCATGCCATCACAATATGCCGGGAGATCGGTCTGCAAATGTGCATCGATGATGAGCAGCGTCACTTGTTTGAAATGCTGTTGGATGAAAACATTCCTTTGCGTACTGTTCTGCGCTTTCTGGATACGGCCAAGTTGGTTGCCAACAATACCAAACTAAAGCCTGTGGAACAGCAGTCTAATAAGGTAACCACTTGTGCCAGTTCTTGTGGGCTGGTCATTAAACGCATCGAACAGCCGGTCCTCAATGTTCAGCTGCACTGGAAGGTGAATTTCGACAAGTGCGTAGACTCCCCAGTTACCCAGTATGAAGGACGTTACATATGCGTGGGCGCTCATTCCAAAATCCTACGTGTCCTAGATCCTCAGACTGGAACCGAACACAGCAGTGTAAAGTTACCCGATCGTATTGAGTGTAAGACGACTTTTCTGAGTGAACAACTGGCAATGGTCGGATGCTACGATGGCAGTCTCTACGGCTTTAATCCCCTAACTGGTGACATTCTTTGGAATGTGGAAATCGGTGGCATGATCAAGTCGCAACCGCTTCTCTCGGCCGATGGGAGCAGAATTGTGGTCTGTAGCTATGCAGATGATTATAATGTGTACTGTTTATCCGCGGAGCATCAAGAAGTGCTGTGGTGCCTCAAAATAGGAGAGAAACCCATCTTCGCCACACCAATAGAGTTGCCCAGGGAACAATCCCTGATCATTTGTACACTGGACGGTAGCTATGCAAGGGTTACCCTTACCGAGGGGTCCGTGGAGTGGACTCAAAAACTTCGAGAACCAATCTTTGCAACGCCTGTTCTGTTAGATTCCAAGGCCAGTATCTTTCTCAGTGCCGAGGTCGCTGGACGCGTGCATGCTTGCCATgtgggaaatggaaaaata CTGGCTACCTTTAGTACAGAGGGAAACATCTTTTCCTCCCTTGTAGTGAAGACCCCACCAACGTTTATGGGACATTCTTTTGTGGTTTTCGGCTGCATTGACCAACATGTTTACTGCCTGCGTTGCACTACAGGATCGGGCAGGGTATCAGTGGAATTTCAGCTTCACTGGAAAGTCAATGTCGGTGCACCAATTTATGCAACTCCCACGCTGTTGACTGTCCAGCCCAATGGCCTGTTTGTATGGTGCAGTGCCACCAACGGAACACTACGTTTGATGAATTTCAGAAATGGGGAAACCCAGTGGCAGGGTAAGCTTCCCGGAGAAGTTTTCTCTAGCGCGTGCTTTATTGAGAACCTCCGGAAAATTTACGTGGGCTGCCGAGATAACTACTTGTATTGTCTGGGTATCTGA